From a region of the Flavobacterium branchiarum genome:
- a CDS encoding UvrD-helicase domain-containing protein, with amino-acid sequence MLVIMEFEKYINQAEEIFINGNTFDTERIDFITNLEICDLLAVPGSGKTTALLAKLYCLAQNMPFESGSGILVLAHTNHAVDEIEKKLKAHCPQLFDYPNFVGTVQSFINRFLAIPFYTQKNNTKFKIIEYEEYKKEFNYYLKYSKGAVAYFKNSNPSIFYSANLNINGNGEIFVCSENKDEEIILNCPDLWYKEKTAENKITEVINFIKETKIKLFSKGYLNYSDCYFYAKKNILEHSSLEVILQERFKYVFVDEMQDLEDFQIKIIDDIFYKNNSKTIIQRIGDVNQSIFNSGKKVKIECDWKPRNKHFLKNSLRLTSSVANVVNKFVLESQFDQQGDRLEVVGCNKIQKNILPHLILINEKTTGEQIKERFNKIIVENNLHTDDSNKKNGFHIIGWSTEWDDDEKSIDKDGIKKYRLKDFFGDYNKELNQKKEDYNSLRKHLFLFDREKQTFEAIRKSILNALINILRIEGIYKDKITKHLYRKSNLIEIFKTQENEYYNNFNSRLFSWCFDIITKKNYEEVYLKLKKFIESTEFIGLNWYKEKNHTPQSIIKSSEFINEGFNYEIIQQDSKEGKTQNTEINIKLSSVHAVKGQTHCASMYIETSYYNYETKKAQILNSLLGIDHTFKIGEKNKVAKGKVAGEKDVRGKEALKMLYVGFSRPTHLLCFVVFEKNIKDNLHNFKNDEWEVIDDLINKN; translated from the coding sequence ATGCTTGTAATCATGGAATTTGAGAAGTATATTAATCAAGCGGAGGAGATATTTATTAATGGAAATACTTTTGACACTGAAAGAATAGATTTTATCACAAACTTAGAAATATGTGATTTACTTGCTGTCCCTGGAAGTGGAAAAACTACTGCATTACTGGCGAAATTATATTGCTTAGCCCAAAACATGCCCTTTGAAAGTGGCTCTGGGATTTTGGTTTTAGCACATACAAACCACGCTGTTGATGAAATAGAAAAAAAATTAAAAGCACATTGTCCACAACTTTTTGACTACCCAAATTTCGTTGGTACAGTACAAAGCTTTATAAATCGCTTTTTAGCAATCCCTTTTTACACACAAAAAAATAATACTAAATTTAAAATAATTGAATATGAAGAGTATAAAAAAGAGTTTAATTATTATCTAAAATATTCAAAAGGAGCGGTTGCATATTTTAAAAACAGTAATCCTTCTATTTTTTATTCAGCAAATCTCAACATTAATGGTAATGGAGAAATTTTTGTTTGTTCAGAAAATAAAGATGAAGAAATTATTCTTAATTGTCCTGATTTATGGTATAAAGAAAAAACTGCAGAGAATAAAATTACTGAAGTAATTAATTTTATTAAAGAAACTAAAATCAAATTATTTTCAAAAGGATATTTAAACTACAGTGATTGTTATTTTTATGCTAAAAAAAACATATTAGAGCACTCTAGTTTAGAAGTCATTCTTCAAGAACGCTTTAAATATGTTTTTGTAGATGAAATGCAAGATTTAGAAGATTTTCAAATTAAAATTATTGATGATATATTTTATAAGAATAATTCTAAAACGATAATTCAAAGGATAGGTGATGTAAACCAATCAATATTTAATTCTGGGAAAAAAGTCAAAATTGAATGCGATTGGAAACCAAGAAATAAACATTTTTTAAAGAATTCATTAAGACTTACCAGTTCAGTAGCCAACGTGGTTAACAAGTTTGTTTTAGAATCCCAGTTTGACCAACAAGGAGATAGGCTTGAAGTAGTAGGATGTAATAAAATACAAAAAAACATTTTACCACACTTAATATTGATTAATGAAAAAACAACAGGAGAGCAAATAAAAGAAAGATTTAACAAAATTATAGTTGAAAATAATTTACATACCGATGATTCAAATAAAAAAAATGGATTTCATATTATTGGATGGAGCACTGAATGGGATGACGACGAAAAAAGTATAGATAAAGATGGAATAAAAAAATATCGTTTAAAGGATTTTTTTGGAGATTACAATAAAGAACTAAATCAAAAAAAAGAAGACTATAATAGTTTAAGAAAACATCTTTTTTTATTTGATAGGGAGAAGCAAACATTTGAAGCAATTAGAAAATCAATACTAAATGCTTTAATTAATATTTTAAGAATTGAAGGGATTTATAAAGATAAAATTACTAAACATCTTTATAGAAAAAGTAATTTAATTGAGATCTTCAAGACTCAAGAAAATGAATATTATAACAACTTCAATTCTAGATTATTTTCTTGGTGTTTTGATATAATAACAAAGAAAAACTATGAAGAGGTATATCTAAAATTAAAGAAGTTTATCGAAAGCACTGAATTTATTGGATTAAATTGGTATAAAGAAAAAAATCATACACCTCAATCAATTATTAAATCTAGCGAATTTATAAATGAAGGATTTAATTATGAGATAATTCAACAAGATTCTAAAGAAGGAAAAACTCAAAATACAGAGATTAATATTAAACTTTCATCTGTACATGCCGTTAAAGGACAAACACATTGTGCTTCAATGTATATTGAAACATCTTATTACAATTACGAAACAAAAAAAGCTCAAATTTTAAATAGTTTATTAGGAATCGATCACACTTTCAAAATTGGAGAAAAAAACAAAGTTGCAAAAGGTAAAGTTGCAGGCGAAAAAGATGTAAGAGGTAAGGAAGCTTTAAAAATGTTGTATGTTGGTTTTTCTCGACCAACACATTTATTATGCTTTGTTGTTTTTGAAAAAAATATTAAAGATAATCTTCATAATTTTAAAAATGATGAATGGGAAGTGATTGATGATTTAATTAATAAAAATTAA
- a CDS encoding phosphoribosyltransferase-like protein codes for MGHDFDLNRQSLQKIDNLLPRLKHSISPTKIINWLENFEKKDVDNAIDLLQLFEYITFDEILYRFNDLLEKILKQIPIGDQIIILPYGKVGKSGSLITYPLMHTKAFIKRARSIILTHDFEKIDNPSLYNHIIFIDDFIGSGGTFHKEYKIIKDIESWITKNSIKNTYILSSIIMKDGKDFILKKYPNIQIHAEVRNKLFDPINSPLKVLKNILTLKTMAYRYGSKIDVFGFPYGYDNSQSLISFFHCTPNNTLPIIWKKNENWVPLFPRNPDIRMSNARKFKKDIAFMIGICNRLGIDLYKDENIVILHKGRKIRDIKYNSKIHHSIVALIRLKQEKFDDIVICHILGLTMTELEDIYMEGRKLSLIDTTNNLSISADLFIKELYNKTRKEKFRKETYENLKSKNTLYLPQNFKGY; via the coding sequence ATGGGACATGATTTTGATTTAAATAGGCAATCGTTACAAAAAATAGACAATCTCCTTCCGAGGTTAAAACATTCTATTTCTCCTACTAAGATTATTAATTGGTTAGAAAATTTTGAAAAAAAAGATGTTGATAATGCTATTGATTTACTACAGTTATTTGAGTACATAACTTTTGATGAAATACTATATCGATTTAATGATTTATTAGAAAAGATACTAAAACAAATACCAATAGGTGATCAAATCATTATTTTGCCCTATGGAAAAGTTGGAAAAAGTGGTTCATTAATAACTTATCCTTTAATGCATACTAAGGCATTTATAAAGAGAGCAAGGAGTATTATCTTGACACATGATTTTGAAAAAATTGATAATCCTTCATTGTATAATCATATAATTTTTATAGATGATTTCATTGGTTCTGGAGGTACTTTTCATAAAGAATATAAGATTATAAAAGATATTGAGTCATGGATTACTAAAAATAGTATCAAAAACACCTATATTTTGTCGTCAATTATAATGAAAGATGGCAAAGATTTTATTTTAAAGAAATATCCAAATATCCAAATACATGCAGAAGTGAGAAATAAACTTTTTGATCCAATAAACTCTCCTTTAAAGGTTTTAAAAAATATTTTAACACTTAAAACTATGGCATATCGCTACGGTTCTAAAATTGATGTCTTTGGGTTTCCATACGGCTATGATAATAGTCAATCCTTGATCTCTTTTTTTCATTGCACTCCTAACAATACACTCCCAATTATTTGGAAAAAGAATGAGAATTGGGTCCCCCTATTTCCCAGAAATCCAGATATTCGTATGAGTAATGCGAGGAAGTTCAAAAAAGATATTGCATTTATGATTGGTATTTGCAATAGATTAGGTATTGATTTGTATAAAGATGAGAATATTGTAATACTTCATAAGGGACGCAAAATAAGAGATATTAAATATAACTCAAAAATCCATCATTCGATAGTAGCTTTAATAAGATTAAAACAAGAAAAATTTGATGATATTGTTATTTGTCACATTTTAGGATTAACTATGACAGAACTTGAAGATATTTATATGGAAGGTCGTAAATTATCCTTAATTGATACAACAAATAATTTGAGTATTTCTGCAGATTTGTTCATCAAGGAATTATATAATAAAACTAGAAAGGAAAAATTTAGAAAAGAAACATATGAGAATTTAAAATCAAAAAATACATTATATTTACCTCAAAATTTTAAAGGATATTGA
- a CDS encoding reverse transcriptase family protein, translated as MSFPLEDFIDQAKKQNKSDEYIAVCIQYINSLSEKGYPVFFSIEHLAKEINIQSYFLRALIGESFDKYSQEAYKYQRYSYFKLKKRNGTFREIMSPSRDLKYIQKWILFNILSCYPLQDSCKGFRKNISIFDNAKVHEKSEVILKIDLLKFYDTITEKRIYGVFKNMGYIENLSYSLAKITTAKHRDSYWESFDSISKEILSDLIVLKPSILPQGAPSSPMLANIVATKMDIRFQSLGAKMNFNYSRYADDLTFSIQTGGKLPSLKLIREIITDEGFYVNNEKLKYMKKGCSQYVTGLTTTNGVNVSKKYRKAISSHIYYCRKHGVNNHLEVNAIDFPDYNSLKFHDWLYGHLCFIKSINSKANSRLLEDFNKINWFV; from the coding sequence ATGTCGTTTCCTTTAGAAGATTTTATTGATCAAGCAAAAAAGCAAAACAAGTCTGATGAATACATTGCAGTGTGTATTCAATATATTAATTCCTTATCTGAAAAAGGATATCCTGTCTTTTTTTCAATTGAACATCTTGCCAAAGAAATAAATATACAATCCTATTTTTTAAGGGCATTAATTGGTGAAAGTTTTGATAAATACTCGCAAGAGGCCTATAAATACCAGCGATATTCTTATTTTAAATTAAAAAAGAGGAATGGAACATTTAGGGAAATCATGTCTCCTTCTAGAGATCTAAAATATATTCAAAAGTGGATTTTATTTAATATTTTGAGTTGTTATCCTTTACAAGATAGTTGCAAAGGCTTTCGGAAAAATATTTCAATTTTTGATAATGCAAAAGTTCATGAAAAATCAGAAGTAATATTAAAGATTGACTTGCTTAAGTTTTATGATACTATTACTGAAAAAAGAATTTATGGAGTATTCAAAAATATGGGATATATTGAAAATCTATCTTATTCACTAGCAAAGATTACTACTGCTAAGCATAGGGATAGTTATTGGGAATCTTTTGATAGTATCTCCAAAGAGATTTTATCTGATTTAATAGTTTTAAAACCAAGTATTTTACCTCAAGGAGCACCTTCAAGCCCTATGCTGGCTAACATAGTAGCTACAAAAATGGATATAAGATTTCAAAGTTTAGGCGCAAAAATGAATTTTAACTATAGTAGATATGCTGATGATTTAACGTTCTCAATCCAAACAGGAGGTAAATTACCTAGTTTAAAACTAATTAGAGAAATAATAACTGATGAAGGCTTTTATGTCAATAATGAAAAATTAAAATACATGAAAAAAGGTTGTAGCCAATATGTTACTGGCCTTACAACAACTAATGGTGTTAATGTCTCAAAAAAATATCGTAAAGCTATATCAAGTCATATTTATTATTGCAGAAAACATGGAGTTAACAATCATTTGGAGGTAAATGCGATAGATTTTCCAGATTATAATAGTTTGAAATTTCACGATTGGCTTTATGGTCATTTATGTTTTATTAAATCGATAAATTCGAAAGCAAATAGTAGACTTCTAGAAGATTTTAATAAGATCAATTGGTTTGTTTAG
- a CDS encoding site-specific integrase — protein sequence MISYKFTLKSTSNAQGDYSIILVFIKDRINSSLSINKTCKHEDWSFDTQRLKKSHKEYKQINELIEKYSNRINEIIHDFESDETPFTIQDIITKFKKKSGKQKALSYTDFHETLIEEIKNAGKLSTSSIEKETLRSIQRFLGKTEITFRDLSVDAIYKYQSFLNANKNSQSTIGIRIRTLRSVFNKAIRREIIPASMYPFTKFKVSKIKESGKKEYLSEEELDFLKKANLSENNDIIARDMFLLSYYGRGINFIDLMQLKKRDLYKETITYKRSKTGVIVNFKLNEFWKQKISEYASPVDSLYIFNIIHNNQESETYINNRKEKFLKLYINKPIKKIINDLGIQKNITYYCARHTFATILKFNNISIDIIKEALGHKDIKSTMSYLNTLPSNTLDKMIDDIIF from the coding sequence ATGATTTCCTACAAATTTACATTAAAAAGCACTTCAAATGCACAAGGGGATTATTCTATTATCCTTGTCTTTATAAAAGATCGAATAAACAGTAGTTTATCAATCAATAAAACATGTAAACATGAAGATTGGTCGTTTGACACCCAACGGCTAAAAAAATCGCACAAAGAGTATAAACAAATTAATGAACTAATCGAAAAATACTCGAATAGAATTAATGAAATAATTCATGATTTTGAATCAGATGAAACTCCATTTACAATACAAGATATTATAACTAAATTCAAAAAAAAATCTGGCAAACAGAAGGCCTTGAGTTATACGGATTTTCACGAAACTTTGATTGAAGAAATTAAAAACGCAGGAAAACTGTCAACGAGTAGTATTGAAAAGGAAACACTAAGATCAATACAACGTTTTTTGGGTAAAACTGAAATCACTTTTAGAGATTTGTCCGTCGATGCAATCTATAAATATCAATCCTTTTTAAATGCCAATAAAAATAGCCAGAGCACCATTGGTATAAGAATTCGAACTTTAAGATCTGTTTTTAATAAAGCAATTAGGAGAGAAATCATTCCTGCTTCTATGTATCCTTTCACTAAATTTAAAGTATCCAAGATTAAGGAAAGTGGTAAAAAAGAATACTTGTCTGAAGAAGAACTCGATTTCCTGAAAAAAGCAAATTTATCTGAAAACAATGATATTATTGCAAGAGATATGTTTTTACTAAGCTATTATGGAAGAGGCATCAATTTCATTGATCTTATGCAATTAAAGAAAAGAGACTTGTATAAAGAGACTATCACATATAAAAGAAGTAAAACAGGAGTAATTGTAAATTTTAAATTAAACGAATTCTGGAAGCAAAAAATTAGCGAATATGCCTCTCCTGTTGACTCTTTGTATATATTCAATATCATTCACAATAATCAAGAGTCCGAAACCTATATAAATAACAGAAAGGAAAAATTTCTAAAACTTTATATAAACAAACCTATTAAAAAAATTATTAATGATTTGGGCATCCAAAAGAATATCACTTACTATTGCGCAAGACACACATTTGCTACAATCCTGAAATTTAATAATATATCAATAGATATTATCAAGGAAGCTTTAGGACATAAAGATATCAAATCCACTATGTCTTACTTAAACACACTTCCAAGCAACACTTTAGATAAAATGATTGATGATATTATTTTTTAA
- a CDS encoding relaxase/mobilization nuclease domain-containing protein, which translates to MIGHVSIGSSFYHCISYCLEDKRELSEEKKLALAMQDHLQHKGRAEVLEYNKCFGNKYELTQQFKDVRKLSRRVEKPMLHLTLRLAPEDILTKEQLREIGRECANEFGIADNQYICVLHKDTKEQHIHIASNRVGFDGKVANDSNSYKRMAELCRRLEKKYGLQEVLSPRAFLSPKDRLLPRHDSRKEKLKEDIQKTLKYASSYLAFERHMRELGYKVLKGRGISFIDDKKVKIKGSEVGFSLMKIEKILHQKQQYARKNVGEEKNHDRDSQSISNSFNTGKQNEEKQNYNLGRTGEEVVKEILGFTGQLMNSEYEPDYIDPELQRIPQKKKKKSALRR; encoded by the coding sequence ATGATAGGTCATGTAAGCATAGGTAGCTCTTTTTACCATTGCATTAGCTACTGTCTGGAAGATAAAAGAGAATTGTCCGAAGAGAAAAAGCTTGCACTTGCAATGCAAGATCATTTGCAACATAAAGGTCGTGCAGAAGTATTGGAATACAATAAATGCTTCGGTAACAAATATGAGCTTACACAGCAGTTTAAGGATGTTAGGAAATTAAGCAGGCGTGTTGAAAAACCAATGTTGCATCTCACCTTACGTCTAGCTCCAGAAGATATATTGACCAAAGAACAATTAAGAGAGATTGGGAGAGAATGCGCTAATGAGTTCGGTATAGCAGACAACCAATACATTTGTGTGCTACATAAGGATACCAAAGAGCAACATATTCATATTGCATCCAATCGAGTTGGCTTTGATGGTAAGGTTGCCAATGATAGTAATAGCTATAAACGGATGGCTGAACTTTGTCGACGGCTTGAAAAGAAATACGGTCTTCAAGAAGTATTAAGTCCAAGAGCATTCCTTTCTCCTAAAGACAGGTTACTGCCTCGCCATGACAGTAGAAAAGAAAAACTTAAAGAAGATATTCAAAAGACATTAAAGTATGCCAGTTCCTATTTAGCATTTGAAAGACATATGCGGGAGTTGGGTTATAAAGTTCTTAAGGGCAGGGGGATTTCTTTTATAGATGATAAAAAAGTAAAAATAAAAGGAAGCGAAGTTGGTTTTTCATTGATGAAAATTGAAAAGATATTACATCAGAAACAACAGTATGCCAGGAAAAATGTTGGTGAAGAAAAAAATCATGACAGAGATAGTCAGTCAATATCTAATTCTTTCAATACTGGAAAGCAAAACGAAGAAAAGCAAAACTATAACTTAGGTAGGACAGGAGAGGAAGTTGTTAAAGAGATTTTAGGGTTTACAGGTCAGCTAATGAATTCTGAATATGAGCCGGATTATATCGATCCTGAATTACAAAGAATTCCTCAAAAGAAAAAGAAGAAATCAGCATTAAGGAGATGA
- a CDS encoding plasmid mobilization protein, with protein sequence MEEKEIKKNRGGRPKKAVKRDQLMAIKCTLYERKIIEAKAKKASITVSEYLREIGLTAKIDYRNKALPKEILSFTGVLNHMAANLNQIAKKRNSNDELSPLERAELKVQSGQVKDLAVQIKNFMS encoded by the coding sequence ATGGAAGAGAAAGAAATAAAAAAGAACAGAGGAGGAAGACCCAAAAAGGCTGTAAAAAGAGATCAGCTTATGGCAATTAAATGTACACTCTACGAGCGTAAAATAATTGAAGCCAAAGCCAAAAAAGCCAGTATAACCGTTTCCGAATATCTTCGTGAAATTGGATTAACGGCAAAGATTGATTACAGAAATAAAGCCCTTCCGAAAGAAATTCTAAGCTTTACCGGAGTACTCAACCACATGGCAGCCAACCTGAATCAAATTGCTAAAAAGAGAAATAGCAATGATGAATTAAGCCCGCTTGAACGGGCAGAATTAAAAGTGCAGTCAGGTCAGGTTAAAGATCTTGCTGTCCAAATTAAAAACTTTATGTCATGA
- a CDS encoding toprim domain-containing protein, translated as MEKFNCKIANQIDLVHYLETLGHEPSKIKNQDYWYLSPLRNENTPSFKVNQKLNLWYDHGTGKGGNVVDFGIEYFRCTVSEFLQLLNGNSISFGISLSLKNENQQSSNKRIANEKKDNPLDKIVIVDVRTLENKLLMAYLDNRSISQEIARQHCKEVDFCLNNRKYTAIGFENISGGYELRSENFKGSSSPKDITFIDAQAKSVVVFEGFFDYLSYKMMNQKSVNQQTNFLILNSLSFFNKSLQLMEKHERVALYLDRDTAGIKFTNGALQRDSTKYTDQSFLYQKKKDLNEWLNQEQQVKLGHSFRRSI; from the coding sequence ATGGAAAAGTTCAATTGTAAAATTGCAAATCAAATTGATTTAGTCCATTATCTTGAAACATTAGGGCATGAGCCATCAAAAATAAAAAATCAGGATTATTGGTATCTATCCCCACTGCGAAATGAAAACACACCCTCTTTTAAAGTGAATCAAAAATTAAATTTATGGTATGACCACGGAACAGGCAAGGGAGGAAATGTAGTTGATTTTGGGATTGAATATTTTAGATGCACAGTTTCGGAATTTTTACAGCTTTTAAACGGTAATAGTATTTCCTTCGGTATAAGTTTATCACTTAAGAATGAGAATCAACAGTCTTCAAACAAAAGAATTGCAAATGAAAAGAAAGATAATCCCCTTGATAAAATTGTCATTGTTGATGTACGCACATTGGAAAATAAGTTGTTGATGGCTTATTTAGATAACCGAAGCATTTCACAAGAGATCGCAAGACAACATTGTAAAGAGGTTGATTTTTGTTTAAATAATCGAAAGTATACTGCAATTGGATTTGAGAATATTTCAGGAGGATATGAATTACGCAGTGAAAATTTTAAAGGTAGCAGCTCACCAAAAGATATCACTTTCATAGATGCCCAAGCAAAATCAGTAGTTGTTTTTGAAGGCTTTTTTGATTACCTCTCTTATAAAATGATGAATCAAAAATCAGTTAATCAACAAACAAATTTCCTGATACTTAATTCACTATCCTTTTTTAACAAGTCATTACAATTGATGGAAAAACATGAGAGAGTTGCTCTCTATTTAGATAGAGATACAGCAGGTATTAAATTTACTAATGGAGCCCTACAAAGAGATTCAACAAAATATACCGACCAAAGTTTTTTATACCAAAAAAAGAAAGATTTAAACGAATGGTTAAACCAGGAACAGCAAGTTAAACTAGGTCATAGTTTTAGGAGGTCTATATGA
- a CDS encoding DUF5906 domain-containing protein — protein MDLDIPYIRVGTSYFKIIDKPLISGDKVKVMVRWNRETIISDHGKSFLNDISKLDGFCCIPNHFGYEQIVDDFYNTYHELPNQPIVKDFSIHELEKLIPNSLQFIQHIFGDQTQLGLDYIKLLYEKPTQTLPILCLVSKERSTGKSSFIKWLKAIFGMNMTYIKGDSFGSQFNSDWASMLLVAIDEVFFDKKEITERLKYLSTTDKDKIEAKGKDRQEIEFFAKFILCSNNEDNFIQIDEEEIRFWIRKIRTINTEDVFFLKKLNKEIPYFLKYLQMRNYFSQQKTRMWFKPEQIMTASLLKLVNRNKEEILMLELIHECFEKMDENELKLAPNDIFILLRKQNNRINISANEIRNILKRWGFIPEDNTKSYCGIELLSHGEYVKVDRRGRFYTIKKILFYKIFDAMMQN, from the coding sequence ATGGACTTAGATATTCCTTATATCAGAGTAGGAACTTCCTATTTCAAAATTATTGATAAACCTTTAATATCTGGTGACAAAGTAAAAGTGATGGTTCGGTGGAATCGTGAAACAATCATTTCAGATCACGGAAAATCGTTTTTAAACGATATATCCAAACTAGATGGTTTTTGCTGTATTCCTAATCATTTTGGTTATGAGCAAATTGTAGATGATTTCTATAATACCTATCATGAACTGCCTAACCAACCGATCGTTAAGGATTTTTCAATTCATGAACTTGAAAAATTGATTCCGAATTCATTGCAATTTATTCAACATATTTTTGGAGACCAAACACAATTAGGTTTAGACTACATAAAACTTTTATATGAAAAACCTACTCAAACATTGCCAATTCTTTGTTTAGTAAGTAAAGAACGATCGACAGGAAAAAGCTCTTTTATAAAGTGGTTGAAAGCAATTTTTGGAATGAATATGACTTACATAAAAGGCGATTCATTTGGTTCGCAGTTTAATTCCGATTGGGCGAGTATGTTGCTCGTCGCGATTGATGAAGTCTTTTTTGATAAAAAGGAGATTACAGAACGATTAAAGTATCTTTCTACCACTGACAAAGATAAAATAGAAGCAAAAGGAAAGGATCGACAAGAAATTGAATTCTTTGCAAAATTTATTCTTTGTTCTAATAATGAAGATAATTTTATTCAAATAGATGAAGAAGAAATCCGTTTTTGGATTCGTAAAATTCGTACTATAAATACAGAAGATGTATTCTTTCTTAAAAAACTGAACAAAGAAATTCCGTATTTCTTAAAGTACCTGCAAATGAGAAATTATTTTTCTCAACAAAAAACGAGAATGTGGTTTAAACCCGAACAGATTATGACCGCTTCTCTGTTAAAGCTTGTAAATCGAAATAAAGAAGAAATCCTTATGCTTGAATTGATTCATGAATGTTTTGAGAAAATGGATGAGAATGAGTTGAAATTAGCTCCTAATGATATTTTCATTCTACTGAGGAAGCAAAATAACAGAATAAATATTTCTGCTAATGAAATAAGAAATATTCTGAAGCGATGGGGTTTTATACCCGAAGATAATACGAAGTCTTATTGTGGAATTGAATTATTGTCGCATGGTGAATATGTGAAAGTAGATCGAAGAGGACGTTTTTATACCATCAAAAAGATTTTGTTTTATAAAATATTTGATGCTATGATGCAAAATTAG
- a CDS encoding helix-turn-helix domain-containing protein, with product MDASNFTSKIDRLELIVMELAKKQDAFIKKALMKLSLNSKDVYSSEEAAEFLSIEVKYIYQLTHQRKIRYSKKKGQKKIYFRKVDLLDYLNGEIISTTEDLENTNATLWEK from the coding sequence ATGGATGCAAGTAATTTTACTTCCAAAATTGATCGATTGGAATTGATCGTAATGGAACTAGCAAAGAAACAAGATGCGTTTATTAAAAAGGCATTAATGAAACTATCTTTAAATAGTAAAGATGTTTATTCCTCTGAAGAAGCTGCCGAGTTTTTATCTATAGAGGTCAAATACATTTATCAGCTTACCCACCAACGAAAGATTAGGTATTCCAAGAAAAAAGGTCAAAAGAAAATCTATTTTAGAAAAGTGGATCTTCTTGATTATTTAAACGGAGAGATCATTAGTACTACTGAAGATCTTGAGAACACAAATGCTACTTTGTGGGAAAAATAA